One part of the Mariniflexile litorale genome encodes these proteins:
- a CDS encoding transketolase, giving the protein MKFSHKLKKMTNKELKLKSVFLRKNLLKYIYKAKAGHTGGSLSCVDTLNVLYNRVLNVDPNNFKNPHRDRYIQSKGHCVEALFVTLADRGFFPESDLETLCQYQSHYIGHPTKKVNGVEQNTGALGHGLPICVGEAIAAKLDDKSHRVYTLLGDGELPEGSNWEAFLSASHYKLDNLYAILDNNKQQITGYNKDVMNTDSVRQKLEAFGWAVKEVDGHNLEELEEALNSGPLETGKPSFIIAHTIKGKGISYMEGVTKWHHGVPSPEQYELALSELREAEALI; this is encoded by the coding sequence ATTAAATTTTCTCATAAATTAAAAAAAATGACGAATAAAGAATTAAAATTAAAATCTGTATTCTTGAGAAAAAATCTTCTTAAGTATATATATAAAGCAAAAGCAGGACATACGGGCGGTAGTTTATCGTGTGTAGACACTTTAAACGTGCTCTATAACCGTGTTTTAAATGTAGATCCAAACAATTTCAAAAATCCCCATCGCGACCGATACATTCAAAGTAAAGGTCATTGTGTTGAGGCACTTTTTGTAACCCTTGCGGATAGAGGTTTTTTTCCAGAATCAGATTTAGAAACCCTTTGTCAATATCAATCACATTATATTGGTCACCCAACTAAAAAAGTAAATGGTGTTGAACAAAACACAGGGGCTTTAGGTCATGGATTACCTATTTGTGTTGGTGAAGCCATCGCTGCTAAATTAGATGACAAATCTCATCGTGTTTATACCCTTTTGGGAGATGGTGAATTACCAGAAGGTTCTAATTGGGAAGCATTTTTATCTGCATCACATTATAAATTAGATAATTTGTATGCCATTTTAGATAATAACAAACAACAAATTACAGGTTACAATAAAGATGTTATGAATACCGATTCTGTTCGCCAAAAATTAGAAGCATTTGGTTGGGCAGTTAAAGAAGTTGACGGTCATAATCTAGAAGAACTTGAAGAAGCCTTGAATAGTGGTCCGTTAGAAACAGGAAAACCAAGTTTCATTATAGCGCATACCATAAAAGGAAAAGGAATTAGTTATATGGAAGGTGTAACAAAATGGCATCATGGTGTACCATCACCAGAGCAATATGAATTAGCACTTTCCGAATTAAGAGAAGCAGAAGCATTAATCTAG
- a CDS encoding transketolase C-terminal domain-containing protein — protein MELDKIEEKDLKMGKANQDVFSETLQALAETDRNIIAVTSDSRGSGKLVPFGEKYPNQIVEVGIAEQNLVGVAAGLASAGKKTFAVSPACFLSARALEQIKNDVCYSDNPVTLVGISSGVSYGALGTTHHSLHDYAVLRAINNIIIVAPADNFETEQAVRLAAKTNKPVYMRYGKKAMPFLKEDNKTFEFGKGRVVREGNDITIIATGETVYPAWLAAKKLEDEHDMKATVVSMHTIKPLDIKLLEELASNGRPIITVEEHMVNGGLGEACASHLFQKGFKNPFKIVGIPDEYTVTGSQVEIFNHYGISKDGLFKTCKELLDI, from the coding sequence ATGGAATTAGATAAAATAGAGGAAAAGGATTTAAAAATGGGTAAGGCTAATCAAGATGTTTTTTCTGAAACATTGCAAGCATTAGCTGAAACCGATAGAAATATTATTGCAGTAACTAGTGATTCACGTGGTTCAGGAAAGTTAGTTCCTTTTGGAGAAAAGTATCCTAATCAAATTGTTGAAGTAGGTATTGCAGAACAAAATTTAGTGGGTGTAGCAGCTGGATTAGCTTCAGCAGGTAAAAAAACATTTGCAGTATCTCCTGCATGTTTTTTAAGTGCAAGAGCCTTGGAGCAAATTAAAAATGATGTTTGTTATTCTGATAACCCTGTAACTTTAGTGGGTATCAGCTCTGGTGTTAGTTACGGTGCACTTGGTACCACACACCATAGTTTACACGATTATGCTGTGCTTCGTGCCATAAACAATATCATTATCGTTGCACCAGCTGATAATTTTGAAACAGAACAAGCAGTTCGTTTAGCTGCTAAAACCAATAAACCTGTATACATGCGCTATGGCAAAAAAGCCATGCCTTTTTTAAAAGAAGATAATAAGACTTTTGAGTTTGGTAAAGGTCGTGTTGTTAGAGAGGGTAATGATATTACAATTATTGCTACAGGTGAAACCGTTTATCCTGCTTGGTTAGCTGCAAAAAAACTTGAAGATGAACATGATATGAAGGCGACTGTAGTTAGTATGCATACTATAAAACCTTTGGATATTAAATTATTAGAAGAATTAGCTTCAAACGGAAGACCAATTATTACTGTTGAAGAACACATGGTAAACGGTGGTTTGGGAGAAGCTTGTGCATCTCATCTCTTTCAAAAGGGATTTAAAAATCCATTTAAAATTGTTGGAATTCCTGATGAATATACCGTTACTGGTTCTCAGGTAGAAATCTTTAACCATTACGGCATATCGAAAGACGGTTTGTTTAAAACGTGTAAAGAATTGTTAGATATTTAA
- a CDS encoding D-ribose ABC transporter substrate-binding protein has translation MSIPTKPFKPQNLILLLLAIFTVFSCNSKKEDGPKKIAVVISTLNNSWFVAFAESAAERARELGYEATIFDSQNNTSKEAEHFENLIAAGYSAVLFNPTDSEGSVSNVKRAKKAGVPVFCMDREVNSLDAATSQIISDSFSGCVELGEYFVRKLNKKGKYVELLGLVGDNNTWNRSKGFHSVVDLFPELEMVAQQSADFDRSIAMDKLESIMQSNPDINAVFCGNDSMAMGAYQALVAAGKEKEVMIFGFDGENDVMNAIADNKITATVMQSSKKMARTAAELADEYINGKRDFSAKTPLAVEVVTQENINKFIANN, from the coding sequence ATGAGCATACCAACTAAACCATTCAAACCACAAAATCTAATTCTTTTATTACTAGCCATATTTACTGTATTCAGCTGTAACTCAAAAAAGGAAGATGGCCCTAAAAAAATAGCGGTTGTTATTTCAACACTAAACAACTCTTGGTTCGTTGCTTTTGCAGAATCTGCTGCAGAACGAGCCAGAGAGTTAGGTTATGAAGCCACTATTTTCGATTCACAAAACAATACATCAAAAGAAGCAGAGCATTTCGAGAATTTAATTGCAGCAGGTTACAGTGCTGTATTATTCAATCCAACCGATTCAGAGGGTTCCGTATCGAATGTTAAACGTGCAAAGAAAGCAGGTGTTCCTGTTTTTTGCATGGATAGAGAGGTAAATTCTTTAGATGCAGCAACTTCACAAATAATTTCAGATAGTTTTTCTGGTTGTGTGGAATTAGGTGAATATTTTGTTCGTAAACTTAACAAAAAAGGAAAATATGTTGAATTGTTAGGATTGGTGGGCGATAATAATACTTGGAACCGATCCAAAGGGTTTCATAGTGTGGTCGATCTTTTTCCTGAATTGGAAATGGTTGCACAACAAAGTGCCGATTTTGATAGAAGTATAGCAATGGATAAATTGGAGTCAATTATGCAATCAAATCCAGATATTAACGCTGTATTTTGTGGAAATGATTCTATGGCCATGGGGGCTTATCAAGCATTAGTAGCCGCTGGAAAAGAAAAAGAAGTTATGATTTTTGGTTTTGATGGAGAAAATGATGTTATGAATGCCATAGCTGATAATAAAATAACAGCTACCGTAATGCAATCTTCTAAGAAAATGGCTAGAACTGCTGCTGAATTAGCCGATGAATATATAAATGGGAAAAGAGATTTTAGCGCAAAAACACCACTTGCTGTTGAAGTTGTTACACAAGAGAACATTAATAAATTTATTGCTAACAATTAA